From the Carya illinoinensis cultivar Pawnee chromosome 4, C.illinoinensisPawnee_v1, whole genome shotgun sequence genome, one window contains:
- the LOC122308011 gene encoding UDP-glycosyltransferase 83A1-like — MGRRGHILALPYPAPDHVSRMMALCRVIENHGFKITFVNTEFIHKRVVSAQSLMDSNIDLVSIPDGLDPEDERKDSDYPKLCEAMLLHMPAKLEQLVRRVNATSFDDEDQITCFITEFGMSWALEVAYKMGIRGATYWPLSATYCTAIGLARNQALEKIMSVVDETEGGGRTQFSEDLESVLGLPNCDLETMKRALEYGMRNIRAMDTTDWWLCNSAYELEADEFARIPKLLPIGPFPPECGDSRSLFFPEDDSCIDWLDQHPPCSVIYVAFSSVGTLEPTQFVELALGLDLSNRPFLWVGRPKITGSEHRSCLVYPNEFRGTRGKIVTWAPQPKVLNHPSTACFLSNCDWPSTTEGLCSAVPFLCLPFISDQPFNMSYICDAWKVGVRLDPDENGIIPRSEIKNKVEQLLGDESIRARSSQLRTKIFDTIAGGGRSSKNFNSFINWLKLHR, encoded by the exons TGGCATTATGTCGTGTAATAGAAAATCATGGTTTCAAAATCACATTTGTGAACACAGAATTCATTCACAAGCGAGTGGTGAGCGCCCAATCTCTGATGGATTCGAACATTGATTTGGTGTCAATCCCCGATGGGTTGGATCCTGAGGATGAGAGAAAGGACTCTGATTACCCCAAGTTATGCGAAGCCATGCTACTTCACATGCCTGCAAAACTTGAGCAGCTCGTACGACGTGTTAATGCAACAAGTTTCGATGATGAGGACCAGATTACTTGTTTCATTACCGAATTTGGAATGTCATGGGCTCTGGAAGTCGCCTATAAGATGGGGATTAGAGGAGCTACCTACTGGCCTCTGTCAGCCACTTATTGTACTGCAATAGGTCTTGCACGAAACCAGGCACTGGAGAAGATCATGAGCGTTGTCGATG AAACCGAAGGAGGAGGCCGAACTCAATTCTCTGAAGACTTGGAAAGCGTGTTGGGGCTCCCAAACTGCGACCTGGAGACAATGAAGCGTGCACTTGAATACGGCATGCGAAACATTAGAGCCATGGATACGACAGACTGGTGGCTTTGTAATTCAGCGTATGAACTAGAGGCAGATGAGTTTGCCAGGATTCCAAAACTCCTACCAATTGGCCCATTTCCGCCAGAATGTGGGGACTCAAGGTCACTGTTCTTTCCAGAAGACGACTCTTGCATAGATTGGCTCGACCAGCACCCACCCTGCTCGGTCATATATGTTGCTTTTAGTAGCGTCGGAACTTTGGAACCAACCCAATTCGTAGAGCTAGCTCTTGGACTAGACCTATCTAACAGGCCTTTCCTTTGGGTGGGGCGTCCGAAAATCACCGGCTCCGAGCACCGGTCATGCCTTGTATACCCAAATGAATTCAGAGGCACTCGTGGGAAGATTGTAACTTGGGCACCTCAACCCAAAGTCTTGAATCACCCCTCCACTGCCTGTTTTCTAAGCAATTGTGATTGGCCTTCCACCACAGAAGGTTTATGCAGTGCTGTACCTTTCTTGTGCCTGCCATTCATCTCTGACCAACCCTTTAACATGAGCTACATTTGCGATGCGTGGAAGGTTGGTGTAAGACTTGACCCTGATGAGAATGGTATCATTCCGCGCAGCGAGATTAAGAACAAGGTTGAGCAACTTCTTGGTGATGAAAGCATTAGAGCAAGATCTTCACAACTTAGGACCAAGATTTTTGATACTATTGCAGGAGGTGGTCGTTCCTCAAAGAATTTCAACAGCTTTATCAATTGGCTCAAGTTGCATAGATGA